A stretch of the Tardiphaga sp. 709 genome encodes the following:
- a CDS encoding non-ribosomal peptide synthetase, translated as MQLQRFPDGSLPKRAKTFASRRALSGDFGDSAKAIWMTPPEFPLDAGGPVDRPFNRMGAEFAGVPAITHLDAVVKKFPGNVAISDNTRQITYSDFLLRVLTLAQAIAAVAPEGQAVGLLLRHSIWHPIAMLACMAAGRPLVPLNPRDPDQRLAHIVANAQISVLIGQGDGSSTKWIDENGLRWIDITRANEFFGDTASLEPVSVDAPALVLYTSGSTGQPKGVVNSQRSLLQRVQQYADACHIDATDVFMPLSGPTTIAGTREMLTALLTGARLHMADVEALGLRGVLRQIRSQQITITYIVPALLRAVVAASDAGDFESLRVVRIGGEKVLWTDVALVRKVVKPSCFIQISYLSTETTGSQWFLPDDCYESDFSMPPVGYLLPGMSFAVVDDNGMPVPTGEVGELIIKGMHVLLGYWENGQVLPALPDPDDSHCRIFPTGDLVIVDARGLMQMLGRKGRQLKINGRRVEPAELEVVVRRIPYVSDAVAIVTDSNELVIFASPGAEAKATFTADVRDVIRQTLPTALHPTRLHEIAEIPRLAGGKIDVAKLKVLDAESRRGPAPPQPPGAGEVKQAEKIVAQVWARILGTTDVASRWDEAGGDSLKLLRCVMELEELVGQELNMEAFTVDMSAADMIQIVAAGGRSQRQQAAGELLPHLVMLPGSIGYGPSLAAFGAQLSKTAHVIPIRYPDLTSALTGCGSVDHMATLALEQINAVHPRGDIRLIGYSLGGGVAFEVAARLIAEGRSVKFLGILDTNIGPRRSDYRETLSRTLQRVRSHRVTMYRMLCRAIAKCVARLHWEVKFCRILDARIWTRLAGTRFMLKLELEEILRMQEFGRWVASAKPRLPITGTLFLCNRRGSPAHLGWDSLFAKLEVIPIAGGHLDLVIDPHLTVNRPVIERAITSSCS; from the coding sequence ATGCAACTTCAAAGATTTCCCGATGGATCCTTGCCGAAACGCGCGAAGACGTTTGCTAGCCGGCGCGCACTTTCCGGAGATTTTGGAGATTCTGCAAAAGCTATCTGGATGACGCCTCCCGAATTTCCCCTCGACGCTGGTGGGCCTGTCGATCGTCCGTTCAATCGTATGGGGGCCGAATTTGCCGGCGTGCCGGCGATCACGCATCTGGATGCGGTGGTAAAGAAATTTCCAGGCAACGTAGCCATCAGCGATAACACCCGCCAAATCACATATTCGGATTTTCTGCTCAGAGTTTTGACGCTGGCGCAGGCGATTGCAGCGGTGGCTCCCGAAGGGCAGGCCGTCGGCCTGTTGTTGCGCCACTCGATCTGGCATCCGATCGCCATGCTTGCATGTATGGCCGCAGGGCGCCCCTTGGTGCCGCTCAATCCGCGCGATCCCGACCAGCGACTTGCCCACATCGTTGCAAATGCGCAGATTTCTGTACTGATCGGCCAGGGCGACGGTAGCTCAACCAAATGGATCGACGAAAACGGCCTGCGTTGGATCGATATTACGCGCGCCAACGAATTTTTCGGCGACACCGCGTCGCTTGAGCCGGTCTCGGTGGATGCACCTGCCCTCGTGCTCTACACGTCGGGCAGTACCGGCCAGCCAAAGGGCGTTGTGAATAGCCAACGCAGCTTGCTCCAGCGCGTCCAGCAATATGCGGATGCATGTCACATCGACGCTACTGACGTCTTCATGCCTCTGAGCGGCCCTACGACCATTGCGGGCACCAGAGAGATGCTCACGGCTTTGTTGACCGGCGCAAGATTGCATATGGCGGATGTCGAGGCCCTTGGCCTTCGCGGCGTGTTGCGTCAGATCCGATCGCAGCAGATAACGATCACGTATATCGTTCCTGCTCTCCTGCGGGCAGTGGTCGCCGCAAGCGATGCCGGTGACTTCGAATCGCTCCGGGTTGTCCGGATCGGCGGCGAGAAGGTGCTGTGGACGGATGTTGCACTCGTCCGAAAGGTCGTGAAGCCCTCCTGCTTCATTCAGATCAGCTACTTGTCGACCGAAACCACCGGTTCGCAGTGGTTTCTTCCCGACGACTGCTACGAAAGCGATTTCAGCATGCCCCCGGTTGGCTATTTGCTTCCGGGAATGTCGTTTGCCGTCGTCGACGACAACGGGATGCCTGTGCCCACCGGCGAGGTTGGGGAGCTGATCATCAAGGGCATGCATGTGCTGCTTGGTTACTGGGAGAACGGTCAGGTGCTTCCTGCATTACCCGACCCGGATGATAGCCATTGCCGCATCTTCCCGACAGGCGACCTTGTTATTGTCGATGCGCGCGGATTGATGCAGATGCTGGGACGAAAGGGGCGTCAACTCAAAATCAATGGACGGCGTGTCGAACCGGCTGAACTCGAGGTTGTCGTACGCAGAATTCCTTATGTAAGCGACGCCGTCGCGATCGTTACCGATTCAAACGAGCTGGTTATTTTTGCATCGCCAGGCGCCGAGGCGAAGGCAACATTCACAGCTGACGTTCGGGACGTCATCAGGCAGACGCTTCCGACCGCATTGCATCCCACCAGATTGCATGAAATCGCGGAGATTCCGCGCCTCGCTGGCGGAAAGATAGATGTCGCGAAACTCAAGGTGCTGGATGCCGAGAGCCGAAGAGGTCCAGCCCCACCTCAGCCCCCAGGGGCGGGTGAAGTGAAGCAAGCCGAAAAAATAGTGGCGCAGGTATGGGCGCGGATCCTCGGTACGACCGACGTTGCCAGCCGCTGGGACGAGGCAGGTGGCGATTCCCTCAAGCTTCTGCGATGCGTGATGGAGCTGGAAGAGCTGGTCGGCCAAGAGCTCAACATGGAAGCTTTCACGGTGGACATGAGCGCAGCCGATATGATTCAGATCGTCGCTGCAGGTGGCCGATCGCAGCGGCAACAAGCCGCCGGGGAACTCCTGCCTCATCTGGTGATGTTGCCAGGCTCGATAGGTTACGGTCCGAGTCTGGCGGCGTTCGGGGCACAGTTGAGCAAGACGGCTCATGTGATCCCGATCCGCTACCCGGATCTGACGTCTGCCCTGACCGGATGCGGCTCGGTCGACCACATGGCAACCTTGGCTCTGGAACAGATCAACGCCGTTCATCCTCGCGGCGACATACGTCTGATCGGCTATTCGCTGGGTGGCGGCGTCGCATTTGAAGTGGCAGCGCGGCTGATTGCGGAAGGCCGATCGGTGAAATTTCTGGGCATATTGGACACGAATATCGGCCCCCGCAGGAGTGATTATCGGGAGACCCTGTCGCGTACTCTGCAGAGAGTTAGATCACACCGGGTCACGATGTACCGAATGCTGTGCCGCGCTATTGCAAAATGCGTTGCTCGACTCCACTGGGAGGTGAAGTTCTGTCGAATTCTCGATGCGAGGATCTGGACGCGCTTGGCCGGCACCCGCTTCATGCTCAAGTTGGAGCTTGAGGAGATTCTCCGGATGCAGGAATTCGGCCGCTGGGTGGCAAGTGCCAAACCCCGCCTCCCTATCACCGGAACGCTATTCCTTTGCAACCGGCGAGGGTCACCAGCACATCTCGGATGGGACTCTCTGTTTGCAAAACTCGAGGTTATTCCGATTGCTGGCGGACACCTCGATCTCGTGATCGACCCGCATTTGACCGTCAACCGACCGGTCATCGAACGAGCGATCACGTCGTCCTGTTCCTGA
- a CDS encoding type I secretion system permease/ATPase, with amino-acid sequence MYTSAKPPALADAFRQIRPGLLAAGGLSVFINLLVFVSPLYTMQIYDRVLTSRNAMTLLLLSLIALALFISYAALEHFRSRVLVQTGIRFDQLLSGEAFETALAQAVRTGSSRHVQLLRDVDTLRDVLSGGVITSLMDVPWTPIFLGMCFLLHPSIGLVALTGALVILALAFLNERATKAPLMAASAKNLHALDRLTSSLRNAEAIRGLGMGPAIRSAWGSMHGQALVESARAGERGGTLLAISKFLRMAIQVAIMGVGAYLAIHQEISGGVLFAASLIMGRALAPVEAAVSQWRAFVAARTSFSRLDEALRNRATERQPTRLPPPVGQISVEALTVMVPGSQLAAIADVSFRLSPGEVVAIVGASGSGKSSLARALVGAWPAAQGCVRVDGNDIRHFEASFLGQSFGYLPQDVELFAGTVRDNIARFRDGASDEQVVEAAQLASAHAMIQRLPQGYDTVIGENGAGLSGGQRQRIGLARALFGRPVFVVLDEPNANLDGDGDRALADAIQALRQQRVTIVIINHRPNLLSLVDKIVFMHDGRIGRAGTREELLPLLLGDTAAPKPRETRIAPEEDRGVHGPSRHAPFPRSVRPVHITRQ; translated from the coding sequence CCGCCGGCGGGCTGTCTGTCTTCATAAATCTTCTGGTGTTCGTTTCGCCACTTTATACGATGCAGATCTACGATCGCGTTCTGACGAGCCGAAACGCGATGACGCTTTTGCTGCTTTCGCTGATCGCACTCGCGCTTTTCATCAGCTACGCAGCACTCGAACACTTCCGCAGTCGTGTTCTCGTGCAAACCGGGATCCGCTTCGACCAGCTACTCTCAGGAGAAGCTTTCGAAACGGCGCTTGCACAGGCGGTGCGCACAGGGAGCTCGCGTCATGTCCAGCTGTTGCGCGATGTCGATACATTGCGCGACGTTCTTTCCGGCGGCGTGATCACGTCTTTGATGGACGTACCCTGGACTCCGATTTTTCTCGGCATGTGTTTTCTGCTTCATCCGTCGATCGGCCTCGTTGCCCTGACGGGTGCGCTCGTTATTCTTGCGCTCGCCTTTCTCAATGAGCGCGCGACCAAAGCGCCGCTGATGGCCGCCTCGGCCAAGAACCTCCACGCTTTGGATCGACTGACATCCTCGCTGCGTAATGCGGAAGCCATCCGCGGCCTCGGCATGGGGCCAGCGATCCGCTCCGCCTGGGGCTCGATGCATGGACAGGCACTCGTTGAAAGCGCCAGGGCGGGAGAACGCGGCGGAACACTGCTCGCAATCTCAAAGTTCCTGCGGATGGCGATTCAAGTGGCGATTATGGGAGTCGGTGCTTACCTGGCCATTCACCAGGAAATCTCGGGAGGCGTTCTCTTCGCTGCCTCACTCATCATGGGGCGCGCGCTTGCACCGGTCGAGGCCGCCGTCTCCCAGTGGAGAGCGTTCGTTGCAGCACGTACCTCCTTTTCCCGCCTCGACGAGGCCTTGCGAAATCGCGCGACAGAACGACAGCCGACACGGTTACCGCCCCCGGTTGGCCAAATCTCAGTCGAAGCCTTGACCGTTATGGTGCCGGGATCACAGCTGGCGGCGATTGCCGATGTCAGTTTCCGCCTGTCACCTGGCGAGGTTGTTGCGATCGTCGGTGCATCCGGCTCCGGCAAATCCTCTCTGGCGCGCGCGCTGGTCGGAGCATGGCCCGCCGCGCAGGGATGCGTGCGCGTCGACGGAAACGACATCCGGCATTTCGAGGCCAGTTTCCTTGGCCAAAGTTTCGGATACCTGCCGCAGGACGTTGAACTATTCGCCGGAACCGTTCGCGACAATATCGCTCGCTTTCGCGACGGCGCTTCGGACGAACAGGTTGTCGAAGCAGCACAACTGGCTTCGGCGCATGCCATGATCCAGCGGCTGCCGCAGGGTTACGACACCGTCATCGGGGAAAACGGCGCTGGTCTTTCCGGCGGCCAGCGGCAGCGCATCGGACTGGCCCGCGCGCTGTTTGGCAGGCCCGTCTTCGTCGTGCTCGATGAACCCAACGCCAATCTCGACGGCGACGGCGATCGCGCCTTGGCTGATGCCATCCAGGCGCTACGGCAGCAACGCGTGACGATCGTGATCATCAATCACAGACCCAATCTCCTTTCATTGGTCGACAAGATTGTTTTCATGCATGACGGGCGCATCGGGCGCGCAGGCACGCGCGAAGAGCTGCTCCCCCTGCTTCTTGGTGACACGGCCGCGCCCAAGCCCCGCGAGACACGGATCGCGCCGGAAGAAGATCGCGGAGTTCACGGACCCTCACGCCACGCGCCGTTTCCACGTTCGGTGCGGCCTGTCCACATAACGAGACAATGA
- a CDS encoding HlyD family type I secretion periplasmic adaptor subunit, whose translation MNIPKLRAETAAHDELARLLTRLSDGGRALRSPDVLQRFAEVKTRLLAWLSKAKLAIFPNNNPGNDNGTPTGDWHTPARRGFGIVFLTFVVFGGWAGLASIDGAVVAAGSVVVESDRKSVQHLEGGIVQSLMVKGDAHVEQGQVLLRLDPTQDRAREEMARSAVYSAIAEEARLLAEAEGADTITFPSELTQKASDPSAQRAMGDQKRRFEERRAARKIEVSILEEKIGQAQRQIQGNAAQSKAARAQFDSMAQEYTKLKPLADQGIVPFARIATLERSKSDLEGRIGSYDADIARFGRIIDEARLQINQVGQKVLEEATGKLADTRAQLADAREKLRMAADVLGRMDVRASRSGRIVNLKVHTVGAVIKPGDVLMEIVPDNDVLVVAAKISSLDVNHVQIGMPTEVRLPSFKARSTPIAIGEVLSVAADALRDEATHQPYYEVKVSVQVTKFPDKIREKLKPGMMADVLIATGERTVLAYLMQPMTDAIRRGMRED comes from the coding sequence ATGAATATACCCAAGCTGCGAGCAGAGACGGCTGCTCACGACGAATTGGCGCGCCTTCTCACGCGCCTGAGCGATGGCGGACGCGCACTGCGGTCGCCTGATGTCCTGCAGCGTTTCGCGGAGGTCAAGACACGGTTGCTCGCCTGGCTATCGAAGGCGAAGCTGGCGATCTTCCCGAACAATAATCCCGGGAACGACAATGGCACCCCAACGGGCGACTGGCACACTCCGGCGCGACGCGGCTTTGGCATCGTGTTCCTGACCTTCGTTGTGTTTGGTGGTTGGGCCGGCCTGGCCTCCATCGACGGTGCCGTCGTGGCTGCAGGCTCGGTCGTTGTCGAGAGCGATCGTAAGTCCGTTCAGCACCTTGAAGGTGGCATCGTCCAAAGCCTGATGGTGAAAGGCGACGCGCATGTGGAACAGGGACAGGTGCTGTTGCGGCTCGATCCAACACAGGACCGGGCACGGGAGGAGATGGCGCGCTCGGCCGTGTATTCGGCAATAGCGGAGGAGGCGCGCCTGCTTGCGGAAGCCGAGGGAGCCGATACGATCACGTTTCCGTCCGAACTGACGCAGAAGGCCTCCGACCCCTCCGCGCAGCGCGCCATGGGCGACCAGAAGCGGCGGTTCGAGGAACGCCGCGCGGCGCGAAAGATCGAGGTTTCGATCCTTGAAGAAAAGATCGGACAGGCGCAGCGCCAAATCCAGGGAAACGCTGCGCAAAGCAAGGCTGCACGGGCGCAATTCGACAGCATGGCGCAGGAATATACCAAGCTCAAGCCGCTCGCCGACCAGGGGATTGTTCCGTTCGCGCGGATTGCGACTCTGGAGCGTTCCAAATCCGACCTTGAGGGCCGAATTGGTTCATACGACGCCGACATCGCGCGCTTCGGACGGATCATCGACGAAGCACGGTTACAGATCAATCAGGTCGGGCAGAAAGTTCTGGAGGAAGCCACCGGCAAGCTTGCCGACACCCGCGCTCAGCTCGCTGACGCGCGCGAGAAGCTGCGCATGGCCGCAGACGTTCTCGGTCGGATGGACGTGCGTGCATCTCGCTCCGGGCGTATCGTCAACCTGAAAGTCCATACGGTAGGCGCGGTGATCAAGCCGGGCGACGTCCTGATGGAGATCGTGCCGGACAACGACGTCCTCGTGGTTGCCGCGAAAATATCCTCTCTCGACGTCAATCACGTACAAATCGGCATGCCCACGGAAGTGCGGCTTCCCTCGTTCAAGGCTCGCTCGACGCCGATCGCCATCGGCGAAGTTCTCTCGGTGGCGGCCGATGCGCTTCGCGACGAAGCCACGCACCAGCCTTACTATGAAGTCAAAGTTTCAGTACAAGTGACAAAATTTCCCGACAAAATTCGCGAGAAACTGAAACCCGGCATGATGGCCGACGTCCTGATCGCGACTGGTGAGCGCACCGTTCTTGCCTATCTCATGCAACCGATGACCGATGCGATAAGGCGTGGCATGCGGGAGGACTAA
- a CDS encoding DsrE family protein codes for MNRSLVVFASMAAVAGILMLSTQTSGAVEINTSAKTSTKMNANAKVTTAAIRMQPHRLVVQVDVNDPATMNLALNNVSNVAQHYSEIGQKVGIEVVVFGPGLHMLRDDTSPVKARIKSMSETMPQLTFSACGNTRENMTKTEAKDIPLIPQAKVTKSGVVRIMELQERGWSYLRP; via the coding sequence ATGAACAGATCGCTCGTCGTCTTCGCCAGCATGGCCGCCGTGGCGGGTATCTTGATGCTGAGCACCCAAACCAGCGGCGCTGTGGAAATCAATACGTCTGCCAAGACTTCTACCAAAATGAACGCCAACGCCAAGGTGACCACTGCCGCCATCCGAATGCAGCCCCATCGGCTCGTTGTACAGGTTGACGTCAATGACCCCGCGACAATGAATCTCGCTCTCAACAATGTCAGCAATGTCGCTCAGCACTACAGCGAGATCGGTCAAAAGGTTGGGATCGAAGTGGTCGTTTTTGGACCCGGACTGCATATGCTGCGAGATGACACCTCTCCCGTCAAAGCGCGCATCAAATCCATGAGCGAAACCATGCCACAACTGACCTTTTCGGCATGCGGGAACACCCGCGAGAATATGACAAAAACTGAGGCGAAAGATATTCCTCTTATCCCGCAGGCCAAGGTCACCAAATCCGGAGTGGTACGGATCATGGAGCTGCAAGAGCGAGGCTGGAGCTACTTGCGACCTTGA
- a CDS encoding TAXI family TRAP transporter solute-binding subunit, protein MSLIKFSFAMALAAFGLQLAANAQSLPTRETQATAAVKRTETAAKERINAWTVGLAGGLIEGAPLRLAAEIARVVNEEDKLHVLPIVTRGATENVNSLLYLRGVDAAIINTDALEEYKTQVPSIERRIVYVLNLFPSELHIFVRPEIRSLEELKGKKVNFNTQGTAAAYSGPLIFSRLGLNVEKMFIPHQVALEQMKRGEIAAVVFVTSKPVDAFLKGRWDPGFKFLPVEYGAKFEDYYLPSSIDAADYPSLVPKGERIATIAVPTILAAYNWPQQSDRYRRVARLVDHLFGRFDRLQSPGFDPKWKEVNLRASVPSLGRFKPAQEWLDLPQAVTAGRSP, encoded by the coding sequence ATGTCGCTCATCAAGTTCTCATTTGCCATGGCATTAGCGGCGTTCGGGCTGCAACTGGCTGCCAATGCCCAATCTCTCCCGACGCGCGAGACGCAGGCTACGGCGGCGGTGAAAAGGACCGAAACGGCCGCGAAAGAGCGCATCAATGCATGGACTGTCGGCCTCGCCGGCGGGCTCATTGAAGGGGCTCCGCTTCGTCTCGCGGCAGAGATCGCTCGCGTCGTAAATGAGGAGGATAAGCTTCACGTCCTCCCGATCGTGACGCGCGGAGCAACGGAAAACGTCAATTCGCTGCTGTATCTTAGAGGCGTTGATGCGGCGATCATCAACACGGATGCTCTTGAGGAATATAAAACTCAAGTTCCGTCTATCGAACGGCGCATCGTTTACGTTCTGAACCTCTTTCCGTCCGAACTGCACATATTCGTCCGCCCGGAGATACGGTCGCTCGAAGAGCTCAAGGGAAAAAAGGTCAATTTCAATACGCAAGGTACGGCAGCCGCCTATTCCGGTCCGCTGATCTTCAGTCGGCTGGGACTAAACGTGGAAAAGATGTTCATTCCGCACCAGGTCGCATTGGAGCAAATGAAGCGCGGAGAAATCGCGGCCGTTGTGTTTGTGACGTCAAAGCCCGTCGACGCCTTTCTGAAGGGACGCTGGGATCCCGGATTTAAGTTCCTCCCCGTCGAATACGGCGCCAAATTTGAGGACTACTATCTTCCATCGTCTATCGACGCGGCGGACTATCCGAGTCTGGTGCCGAAAGGTGAGCGGATAGCGACGATTGCAGTCCCCACCATTCTTGCAGCCTATAACTGGCCACAACAGTCTGACCGATACCGGCGCGTGGCGCGCCTTGTCGATCATCTGTTTGGTCGCTTCGACCGGTTGCAGTCCCCTGGTTTCGATCCGAAATGGAAAGAGGTCAATCTGCGGGCCAGCGTGCCGAGCCTCGGCCGGTTTAAGCCGGCGCAGGAATGGCTCGATCTTCCGCAAGCCGTAACAGCGGGACGGTCCCCATGA
- a CDS encoding type VI secretion system-associated protein TagO, with translation MKDTSTLGLAVLLVMSQTVCAQTGGAIDRLKTCSQFEGMERLKCVDELLGEMTETHATTPSPSPNWIISETTSPVDYQPQIEALMTARTASQNAASALAIHCRAHRTELTISTTGSWKQGADGEMKVAHRINEEPVVEQRWRALETGKGLAFPGDVVRLLRSMPEGSQLLVKVRVGKGPPYESTFQLVGLDSVRRKIATACNWPAP, from the coding sequence ATGAAGGACACGAGTACTCTCGGTCTGGCGGTGCTCTTGGTTATGAGCCAGACTGTGTGTGCTCAAACCGGTGGCGCCATAGATCGCCTGAAGACCTGCTCACAGTTTGAAGGCATGGAGCGCTTGAAGTGCGTCGATGAGCTGTTGGGGGAGATGACCGAAACCCACGCTACCACGCCGTCTCCAAGTCCGAACTGGATCATCAGCGAGACCACCTCTCCGGTGGATTATCAGCCGCAGATTGAGGCGCTGATGACAGCGCGCACAGCATCGCAAAATGCTGCCTCCGCGCTCGCCATCCATTGCCGCGCCCATCGCACGGAGCTGACCATTTCCACAACGGGATCCTGGAAGCAGGGCGCGGATGGCGAGATGAAGGTCGCGCACCGGATCAACGAAGAGCCAGTTGTTGAACAGCGCTGGCGGGCGTTAGAAACGGGGAAAGGTCTTGCCTTTCCAGGCGACGTTGTTCGCTTGCTCCGCTCAATGCCGGAGGGCAGCCAACTTCTCGTTAAGGTCCGCGTTGGGAAAGGTCCGCCATATGAAAGTACGTTTCAATTGGTCGGCTTGGATTCAGTCCGACGCAAGATAGCGACAGCATGCAACTGGCCCGCGCCCTGA